The DNA sequence ACACCTCGGTGAAGCTCGTCCGGCCGAAGGAGCTGCACTCGTCGACCGCGAGGAACACCGCCCCGTACCCGGACGGCCGGGGCGGTGAGACCGTCGCCGTGGCCGGCCCGCCCGCGCGGCCGTCCTCCTCGGCGGCGCCGCCCGGCGCGCCCTGGCAGCCGGTGAGCAGCACCGCGCCCGCCGCCGCGAGCACGGCGAACGTCCCCCACCCACTTCTCACGCGCATCGTCATCCCCCCGGACATCCCCCGACCAGCGTGACCCGGCGAGCCGGGTGACGCCAGCCATGTGGGGTGCTTTGCGCACCTTGGGTATGGTGCGTCGGGTGTGTGACGTACGGGTGCTACGTCCAATCGGGGAGGGCGGCGCCCGCGTGTGGCGGCTAGTACCTCAGCCCGTGGCCGACGGGATACAGCACGGCCGCCGGGTCGTCGGCCCGCTGCACCGGCACCGGGAGCGTCCCGCGCGGGTCCGCCTCGCCCGCGATCACCCGCGCCGCCGCCCGCAGTTCGACGTCGGTCCAGGAGTACGACGCGACGTACGCGGCGACGCCGGGCAGGTGGGCCACGTCGTAGGGGTTGCGGATCGCCACCGCCACCACCGGGGTGCCGGTCGCCAGGAGCTGTTCGACCAGGGTCTTCTGGCCGCTGGACGCCGTGACGTTGTACGTCCCGACGACCACCGCGTCCGCGTCCCGGGCCGCGGCCACCGCCTTGGCGACGGTCGCGGAGGACGGTGCCGTGCCGGTGGACAGGGCGGTGGCGGTGAAGCCCAGCTCGGTCAGCGCGCCCGCGAGGACCCCGGTCGGCGGTCCCGTCGTCCCGGACGGGGAGGCCGGGTCGGCGCCGACCACGAGCAGCCTCGGCCGGCTGCGCGGGGACAGCGGCAGCAGTCCGCCCTCGTTGACCAGCAGGGTGGTGGTCCGCTCGGCGATCCGGTCGGCCGCGGCCAGGTGCGCGGGGGTGCCGACCGTGCGGTCGACGCCGGCGTGACTGACGTACGGGTCGTGGAACAGGCCCAGTTTGGCCTTGAGGCGCAGCACCCGCAGGATCGACTCGTCGAGCCGGGACTCGGTCAGCTCGCCGCCGCGGACGGCGTCGAGGACCGCGTTCCAGGCCACGTCCAGGGAGGGCGGGTTCAGCAGCTGGTCCACGCCCGCCTTCAGCGCCAGCACGGGCACCCGGTCGTCGCCGTACTTGGTGCGCACGCCCTCCATGCCGAGGGAGTCGGTGACCACGACCCCGTCGTAGCCCAGCTCCTCGCGCAGGATGCCGGTGAGGATGGGGCGGGACAGGGTGGCCGGGTCCTCGGAGTCGTCGAGCGCGGGGACGACGATGTGCGCGGTCATGATGGAGTCGATGCCCGCGGCGATCGCCGCCCGGAACGGCGGCGCGTCCAGCCGCTCCCACTGCTCGCGGGTGTGGTGGATGTACGGGAGCTTGGCGTGGCTGTCGTCGACCGTGTCGCCGTGGCCGGGGAAGTGCTTGGCCGTCGAGGCGACGCGGGACGACTCGTACCCCTTGACCTCGGCGGCGGCGAGCCCGGCGACCGCGTGCGGGTCGGAGCCGAAGGAGCGGACGCCGATGACGGGGTTGGCCGGGTTGACGTTGACGTCGGCCACCGGGGAGTAGTTCTGGCGGATGCCCAGGGCGCGCAGTTCGCGGCCCGCGATCCGGCCGACGGTGCGGGCGTCGGCGCGGGAACCGCCCGCGCCGAGGGCCATCGCCCCCGGGAACAGGGTCGCCGGCTCGCCCACGCGGGCCACGATGCCGTGCTCCTGGTCGGTGGAGATCAGCACGGGCAGCCCGCGCTCCAGTCCGAGGGAGGCCTTCTGGATGCCGTTGGACAGGTCGGCGATCTGGTGCGGGGCGCGGGTGTTGTGCGCCCAGGCGAAGTAGATGATGCCGCCGACCCGGTACCTGGTGAGCAGTTCGGCGGCCGTGCGCACGCCGATCTCCTTGAGGTTGGCGTCGATGTCGGCCTGGTCGGGGTCGGTGGCGGAGTGGCCGTAGACCCGCATCACGAACAGCTGGCCGACCTTCTCCTCCAGCGTCATACGGGAGATGAGGGCGCGGAGCCTGCGGTCGTCGGGGGCGGACGGGCCGGTGGCCGCGTGGACGGCGGGACCGGCCGCGAGGGCGGTGGTGACGCCCGCCGTCGCGGCGAGGACGGTGCGTCTGGACGGACGTGCGGTGCTTCCCGTGCTTCCGGTGCTGCTGTCGGGCACGTGCGCTCCTTTGGAAGGTGATCCGCGGGGACCGGGGATCCGCTGAAGGAAACTGCCGGGACGTCACCAATATCCGGGAAGTTTCTGCCAGTCAAGGGCGCGCGCAGCAACCGGGAGGGGCCGTCATCGGCGCAGTTGGAGGGGGGCGCGCCGATGACGGCGTGCTGCCGGCCGGGGCACGGCGGAGAGGGTTGGTCAGCGATCGCAGCCAGCAGCGAGGGCCGACACCGCACCACGGGGACTCATCCGGCAGCTCGCGTATGGGACGGGCGGAGACGGGGACGGGTTCCCCGCCCGGGCCCGATGTCCCGAAGTCGGGACCGGGGGTCCGCGAGGGGTCAGCGGGGCGTGTGCGCCGACACGGCCGGCCAGTGCCCGCGCAGCGTGCGGACCGTCTCCGCGATCGCCGGGCGGCGGGCCGCACCGGTCCGCCACAGCGCGTACAGCCGTCGTACGGGCATGGGGTCCAGCGGCACCTCCACCACCCCCTGCGGCAGCGGGCCGCGCCCCAGCCGGGGGATCAGCGCGATACCGAGCCCGGCCGCGACCAGGGCGACCAGGGTCGGGTTCTCGTCGGCCTGGTGGACGATCTCCGGCTCGTGCCCGGCCGCCCGCAGGGTGCGCACCAGCCACTCGTGGCAGACCCGCCCCGGCGGCTGGCAGATCCACCGCTCACCGCCCAGCTCCTCCCGCCGCACCGCCGTACGCCCCGCGAACGGATGGCCCTCCGGCACCAGCAGGTCGCACAGGTCGTCCCCGATGACCGCCTGGTCCACGCCCGCCGGTGCGGGCAGCGGCGCGATGTCCCAGTCGTGCGCGACCACGAGGTCGACGGCGCCCTTGGCCACCAGGTCCACGGAGAGGTGGGGGTCGATCTCGGTGAGCCGCGTGTCCAGCGCCGGGTGCCGGCGCGCCAGGTCGGCCAGCACGGGCGGCATCAGCCCGCGCGCCGCCGAGGCGAACGCGGCGACGGTCAGCCGCCCGGCCGGCACCCCGCGCCGCTCCTCCAGCTCGGTCTCCGCCCGCTCCACGATGGCGATCAGCTCCTGGGCGGCACGGACCAGTTGGTGCGCCTCGTCGGTCAGCCGCACGCCCCGGCCCTCCCGCTCCAGCAGCACGGTCCGGGTCTCCCGCTCCAGCTTGGCGATCTGCTGGGAGACGGCGGAGGAGGTGTACCCGAGCGCCACGGCGGCGGCCCCGACAGTGCCGTGGACGGAGACGGCGTGCAGGGCGCGCAGCCGCTGGAGGTCGAGCATGACGGCTCCCGATCAGTTAGTGATGCTTCATCCAACCATGCAGAAATCATCGCTGGTGCTGAAGTGTGGTGGGCGGTGATCCTCGACGCATGCGACCTTCCCACCTGCTCCTCGCCGTGCTCGTCGCCGTCGTGTGGGGGGTGAACTTCACCGTCATCGAGATCGGGCTCGGCCACTTTCCGCCGCTGCTCTTCTCCGCCCTGCGCTTCCTGGTGGCGGCGCTGCCCGCGGTGTTCCTCGTGGGGCGGCCCAAGGTGGCGTGGAAGTGGATCGTGGGGGTGGGGCTGGCGCTCGGGGTGGCCAAGTTCGGGCTGCTGTTCGTCGGCATGGACGCGGGCATGCCCGGCGGGCTGTCCTCCCTGGTGCTCCAGATCCAGGCCGTGTTCACCGCCCTGTTCGCCTTCGCGCTGCTCGGCGAACGGCCCTCCGGCATCCGGCTGGTGGGCATGGCGGTGGCGCTGGCCGGGATCGGTGTGGCGGCGGCCGACGAGGGCACCTCGGGCCCACTGCTCGGCTTCGCCCTGGTCGTGGCGGCGGCGGCCTGCTGGGGCGTCTCCAACATCCTGACCCGCAGGGCGGCGCCCCCGGACGCCCTGAACTTCATGATCTGGGTGAGCACGGTGCCGGTGCTGCCGCTGCTGGGCCTGTCCCTGCTGCTGGAGGGCCCGTCGCGGGACCTGGAGGCGCTGCGCGGCCTCGACTGGCAGGGCGCCGGCACGGTCCTCTTCGTGGCCTGGGTCGCCACCGTGTTCGGCTTCGGCGCCTGGGGCTGGCTGCTGCGCCGCCACCCGGCGTCCACGGTCGCGCCGTTCTCCCTGCTCGTCCCGGTGTTCGGCATGTCGTCGGCCGCGCTGTTCCTGAACGAGCCGGTGACGGACCTGCGCTGGCTGGCGGCGGCCCTGCTGGTCGGCGGGGTGGCCCTGACCTCGCTGCCGACCCACCGCTTGGCACCGACCCGCGGGCGCCGGTCGGGCCGCTTGTCGCCGACGCGGGCCCCGGAGCCGTCCCCGGCCCCGGACCCGGAGGGGGGCCCGGCCCCGACCTCGGACCCGCGTCCGGTGGTGGGTCGCCCCTGACCCGGTCAGCTCGCGGCGGCCGGAGTGCGGCCGACTCCCGCCGCACCGGCACGGCCCCGGACGGGGTTGCCGGTGTGGCGTCCGGCACCGTTCACCGGCCCCGGACGGGGTTGCCGGTGTGGCGTCCGGCACCGTTCACCGGACCCGGCCCGATCCGGACGACACCCCTGGCTGGTCACCCGGCCCGGACCCGACGGCCAGGCCGTCGAGGCCGACGGCCCCGGCCGCACCGGCCGTGTCCCCGCCCCCGCCCTCCCGGGCCACCCGCGCGTTCCCGCCGTCCCGGGCCCCCCGCGCGTCGCCGTCCTCTTGGGCTACTCGCGCGTTCCCGCCCTCCCGGGCCACCCGCGCGTTCCCGCCGTCCCGGGCCACCCGCGCTTCCCCGCCCTCCCAAGCCTCCCGGGTGGCGTCGACGGGGACCCCGGGCCCGTCCCGGGTGACGGCAGGGTGGTTCCCAGGCCCCTCGCGGGTGGCGCCGCCGGGGGCCGGAAGGCCGTCGGCGTGCGCGGGGCCGACAGGGCCCCGGGGCCCGTCGCACGAGGCGTCGGTGTGATCCGGGAAGCCGTCGGCGTCGGGCTGCTGGGCGCGGAGGAGGCGCCGGTAGTGCTCACTGCCGGCGACCAGCTGCTCGTGGCTGCCCGTGGCGACGACCCGCCCCCCGTCCAGCACGACGATCAGGTCCGCGGCGCGCACCGTCGACATCCGGTGCGCGATGACCAGCAGCGTGCACTGCGCCGACACGTCCCGGATCGACCGGCGCAGCGCCGCCTCGCTGACCGCGTCCAGATGGGCCGTCGGCTCGTCGAGCAGCAGCAGCCGGGGCCGGGCCAGCAGGCTCCGGGCGATCGCGATGCGCTGCCGCTCGCCCCCGGACAGCGCCACCCCCCGGTCCCCGGCGTCGGTGTCCAGACCGCGGGGCAACCGGCTCACCAGGTCCGTGAGGTGGACCCGTTCCACCACCCGGTCCACCTCCCCGGGCGTCGCGTCCGGCACCGCGTACGTCAGGTTCTCCCGCAGCGTGCCGTACAGCACCGGCGCCTGCTGCTCCACGAGGCCGATCCGGGCCCGGTACGCGGACCGGCCGACCGTGCGGATGTCCCGGCCGTCGAACTCGATCCGGCCGCGGTCGGGATCGTAGAACCGCTCGATCAGCGCGAACACCGTGGACTTCCCGACGCCGGAGGTGCCGATCAGGGCGACGTGGGCGTGCTCGGGCACCTCGAACGTCACCCCCCGCAGGACGGGCCGGTCCGCGTCGTAGGCGAACCACACGTCCCGGAACGCCAGCAGCGGTGTCCGCCCGGGCCGGGGCTCCGGCGCGGGGCCCGGCCCGGTCTCCCGCTCCACGGGCAGGGCCATGACCTCCGTGACCCTGCGGTACGCGCCCACGCCCTGCTCCATGGTGCTCAGCGACTGGAACACCGAACCGATCGGCCCGATCAGGTACACCATGTAGAGCAGGAACGCGGCCAGGTCCGCCACCGATCCGCCCCGTCCGGCGACCCGCATGCCCCCGACGAGCAGCACCACGACGAAGGAGCCCTTGACGGCCAGTTCGACGGCCGGTGCCACCACCGCGTCCAGCCGCGCCATCCGCACGCTCCCCGCGTACGCCGACCGGGCCCGCCCCCCGATGCGGTCCGCCTCGCGCTGCTCGGCCCGGCTGGCGCGCACGGTGCGGATGGCGCCCAGCGCCCGCTCCAGGTCGGCGGTCATCGCCCCCGTCGCCTGCTGGGTGACCAGCGAGGCCGCCGAGATGCCCCGCAGCACCGAGCCGACCAGCACCGTGGCCAGCGCCACCACGGCCAGCACGATCAGGAACATCAGCCAGTCCAGCCAGATCATCAGCGCCACCACGCCGATCAGCCCGATGCCGCCGGTCACCGCGTCCGTGAAGCCCTCCGCGACGAGCAGCCGCAGCGTGGTGCTGTCGCTGCTGACGCGGGAGATGAGGTCGCCGACGCGGTGCCGGTCGTACTGGCGCATGGGCAGCCGCAGCAGATGGCGGATCAGACCGATCCTGATGCCCAGCACGATGCCCTCGCCGGTCCGGGTGAGCGCGTACTGGGCGAGGCCCTGCACCACCGCCTGGGCCAGGAAGAAGACGACGAGCAGGGTGACGTCCGGTCCGATCGCCCGCTCGGCCGAGGCCGCCTCGATCACCCGCTTCACCAGCAGCGGCTGGGCCAGGCCGAGCGCCGAGGCACTCAGCATCAGCAGCACGGCGCCGGCGATCCGCCGCCGGTGCCCGCGCAGCAGGCGCAGGACGTCGCGGGGGCCGACCCGCCTATCCGCGGCGGCCCGCTGCCCGCTCACGGTCCCGCCCTCCCGTGGCACGGCCGGCGGACCCGCCGCACGGCACGGTGAACAACGGCCGGAAGTAGTCCGGCGGATACTCCTCGCCCACCGCCACACCCTCCGCCTCCACCCAGGCGTGCGCCCCGAACGGCGGCAGGCGCCGCGCGCCCACGCACCAGGTGGGCCACTGGCCGTCCAGGCGGCACAGCAGGGCGGTGGCCAGGGACCGCGGAAGGCAGCCCTCCCGGCCCGCGCACGCCAGGCTGACCGAGACCACCGCGTCCCGTGCCGCCCGGGTGCGCGCCACGGTGGCGGGACGGGCACCGCGGCTCACCCGGCCCAGCAGGGTGCGGATGAGCCGCGGACGCCGGCCCGCGAGCACCCGCGCGACGGCCACCACGAGCCGCACCAGCATCCGGTACGGCAGCGGCACCGCACGGGGGTCGTGGGCGACCACCTCCGGCGAGCTCATGTCCGCCGCCCGCGCGGCCGGGGCCCCTCGTCCTCCTCCACCAGACCGGCCGCGCGCAGCTCACCGATCAGCTCCCGCACGTCGTCCTCCGCGCTCACGGCGTCCACCGCGTATCGGGTGGTGAGCGCCCGCACCGCCGCGGGGATCTCCTCGCCGCCCAGCAGGGTCCGGACGACCGTGGCGGCGGTGGGGTTCAGGGTGAAGTACTGGTCGCCGTCCTCGTCCAGCAGGGCGATGCCGTACTCGGTCTCGGTCGTGAACACGCCCGCACGCAGCTTCAGCGTCATGATGTCTCCCTCGTCCGTCAGGCGTCCGTCAGGACGGCACGGCGGCGGTCTCGAGCGTCCGCAGCCACACCTCGCAGGCCACGGTCTGGTAGAGCGCGTCGAACTGCAGCGACGGCGGCAGCGGACGCTCGCACACCGCGCGCAGCGCGTGCGCGTCGATCAGGCCGAGCCGGGCCAGCCGGGAGTCCTCGCACAGGGCGAGCAGCCCGGCCCGGTGGTCACGCAGTCCGGTCTCCACGTCGTAGGAGCCCTCGTCCTTGGTGTGCCGCGCCAGGCTCTCCTCCGGCACCACACCGCGCATCGCCTCGGTGATCAGCGGCTTGTAGGCCCACGGCGTCACCCGGTCCTGGGCCCGCACGGCCATCCCCGCCTCGATCACCCGGTCGTCGTAGTAGGGGGCGGCGAGGTCCAGGCCGAACCGTCCGGCCATCTGGGCCAGTTGCCGGACCATGCGGGAGGTGCACCGCATCGCCTCCAGTTCGACGTGCTGCCCGCGCGTCGCGGCGAGCGGCCGCGCGGTGGCGGCGGCGTCGCGGACCGCCTCCCGTACGGCCGCCACCGCGTCCGGGGTGGCCCAGGGCGGCATGCGGGGCGGCATGCCCCAGTCGAGGGTGGGGGTGTTCTCGGCGGGCGGTGCGGCGGTGAGCCCGTCCGCGACGCGGGCGAGCCACGCCCCGTAGGTGCTGGTGTCCCGCAGCTGCCGTACCGCCTCCCGGTACGACCACGGCCGCTGCGCGGCGAATCCGCGCACCCGCTGCCAGGCCACGCCCGGGTGCCGGCGCAGCAGTGTGTGCAGGTGGGCCGGGGAGCCGGCGAGGAGTTCGTCCCCGCCGAAGCCGGTCAGGTGCAGGTGCGAGCCGCGGTCCGCGGCGGCCCGGGGGACGACCAGCCAGCCGGTGCGGTGCACGACGGCCGGACAGGGTTCGTCGAAGAGGTCGTCCGCGTCCGCCAGACCGTCGTACACGAGCGGCACGTCGTCCCCCGCGATGACGTGGTGCTCGACGCCGCCCAGCGCGGCCACCGTACGGCGGGCCCAGTCGGCGTCCGAGCCCATGGGGTCGCGGGTGTCGGCGGTGTAGGCGACGACCCGTGCCGGGCCGGCGGCGGCCAGGCAGCACACCGAGGTGGAGTCCAGCCCGCCCAGGTCGCAGCTGACCAGCTCCCGGCCGCCGACCCGTGCGGCGACGGCGTCCCGCAGCGCCTCCCGCAGGGCCGCGGCGCCCTCGGCCATCGGCAGGACCGGCTCGGGGGGCGTCCAGTGGCGGACGGTCCGTCCGTGTCCCCGCGCGTCGATGACGAGGCAGTGCCCGCCGGGCACGGAATCGACGCCGCGCCACACCGGACGCGCCGTCACCGGGTGCAGCGCGGAGGAATTCAACAGGCGCGGGGCGAGGCGCCGCTCGTCGATCGCGGCGCCGGTCAGGGCGGCCAGGACGTCCGCCCGGTCACCGGCCAGATGCGTGTCGTGGGCGCGGGCGTGGAATACGGGGCGAAAGCCGGTGACATTTCCCTGTACCCGGATGCGGCCGTCGACGGACGCCACGAGGTGGAAACTTCCCGGCAGGCGCGCGGCCCAGTGGTCGAGGTCGGCGAGCGTGCGGATCCGGGCGGCCGCCGCGGTCAGCCGGTCCTCCGTCAGGGCGTGGTCGCCGAGGACCGCGATCCGGGTGGCGCCCGCCGCCCCCACGGCCGGGGGCGCCCCGTCCCAGTGGCCGAGCAGCCAGGGCCGCCCGGAGGAATGGCTGATCTCCTGCACGGAACGGGCCCGCAGGGCCGCGCCGACGGGGGCCGCCGACGCGTGGTCGGGCAGTACGACGAACCAGCCCACGAGCGCCTCCCGGGGGCCGTGCGACTCCAGCCGTCAGGTCCGGGAGGCGGTGGGAAGGGGACGTGACCCGCCGCCGCCCGGGCACGTTTCCCCGAGGGGAAACAACCGATGGGTCAGAGGCTGAACCTCAGCCGGATGAGCCTTTCCGGACCCCTGAACAGACCGAGACCGGTGATGCGGAAGGAGCCGACCGGGGTGAGCGTCGGACGCTCGTAAGCGAGCATGTCATTCACCTCCCTTTCTTTTTCCTTTTGGCCAATCTCTCCTCACAGCCTAGAACTTGACCCTCCGGAATGAACAGCACCGTTAGGAATTCAAATATTGATGTGCGGACGTTTATGGATGCCGTCAGGCGGACTCGTTGAGGAGCCGGGACAGGTGCTCACGGCCGGCGGTGAGGAGGCCGGGCAGCGGGGCGGCGTCGGCGTACCACCGCTTCTCGTACTCCCAGCAGAGCCAGCCGTCCCAGCCGTGCCGGGAGAGGACCTCCACGCAGTCGCCCAGCGGCAGCACGCCCGCGCCGAGCGGCAGCGGGGTCGTGTCGTCGGCGGAGGCGATGTCCTTGACCTGGACGTAGCCGAGGTGCGGGGAGAGCGCGGCGAAGCTCTCGACGGGTTGTTCACCGCCGAGCCAGGTGTGCATCACGTCCCAGAGCGCGCCCACTTGGCGGTGGCCGACCAGCCCGAGGACGCGCATGGCGTCGGCGCCGGTGCGGTGCGAGTCGTGGGTCTCCAGCAGGATGCGCACGCCCAGGTCGGCCGCGTACTCGGCGGCGGTGCCCAGCCGGCGGGCGGCCGTCGCGTCCGCCTCCTCCGGGCTCTGCTCCGTGCCACCGCCCGGGAAGACCCGTACGTACGGGGCGCCGAGGTCCCGGGCGAGGTCGAGCAGGGCGCGGATCTCGGCGAGGACGGGCTCGTCGGCGCCGGGAGCGGCGACCCTGGAGTATCCGGCGAGGCCCAGGAGTTCGACGCCGGACGCCTTGAACGCGGCGGCGACATCCGTGCGTTGGGCGGGGGAGAGGTCCGGGTGGACGGGTTCCTCGGGATGGGCGCGGAGTTCGACGCCGTGGTAGCCGTGCGCGGAGGCGAGGGCCAGGACGTCGGAGAGGGGCAGGCCGGGGACACCGAGGGTGGAGAACGCCAGCTTCATGCCAAGGGACCCTACCCCCGGATTCCCGGCTCAAGACCGAGGCGCCAGTCCTGTCCGACCAGGTCGCGCCCGAAGGAGCGGTGCGACCGCTCGGCGACCAGTTCGAAGCCGTCCCGCCAACGGTCCACCAGAACCAACCCACACGCCCCCCTACAGGGGCGCGGGGAACTGCGCGACCAACCACACCCAACCCGCACGGCCCCCCTCACCGCACACCCCCCACTGGGGGCGCGAGGAACTGCGCGACCAACCACACCCAACCCGCACGGCCCACCCCACCGCACACCCCCCACTGGGGGCGCGGGGAACTGCGCGAACCGCCCCCACGACCCGCACCGGCGACGATCCCCCCGCCCCGGACCCGAGGTCCGATCAAGACCGCGGCGCCGCCGCGGACCCCCGCACCATCAACTCCCCCCGCACCGCCGCGATCCCCCCGAGCGGCGGCTCCTCCCGCCCCATCGCGATCCGCCCCGCCCGCGCCCCCGCCTCCGCCAGCGGCAACCGCACCGTCGTCAGCGCCGGCACCGCGTCGATGCTGAACGGCAGGTCGTCGAAGCCGGCCACCGACACGTCCTCGGGGATCCGCAGCCCGGAGTCCCGCAGCGCCGCGCACGCGCCCAGCGCGACGGAGTCGTTCGCGGCGACGACGGCCGTCAACGACGGATCCCTCCGCAGCAGTTCCAGCGTCGCCTCGTACCCCGACCGCCGGTCGTAGCGGCCGTGCACGGTCCACCGCGGGTCCTCCTCGATGCCGTGCGCGGCCAGCGCGGCCCGGTGCCCCTCCAACCGGTGCCGCGTCGTCGTGCGCTCCTGGGGCCCCGCGATGTACCCCAGCCGCCGGTGCCCGAGCCCGATCAGGTGCTCGGTGAGTTCCTGCCCGCCGCCGCGGTTGTCGAAGGTCAGCGCGATCGCGCCGGTCTCCGGGGCCGGCGGACGCCCGCACAGCACCACCCGCGTCCCCGCGTCCGCCAGCTTCCGCAGCTTCGCGTCCATCGCCGCCTTGTGCGGCGCGTCCTCGATCGCGCCGCCGGTCAGCACCACCGCCGCCGCCCGCTGCCGTTGCAGCAGCGTGAGGTAGGTCAGTTCCCGCTCGGGCGAGCCACCCGTGTTGCACACCACCGCGAGTCTCTCCCCGCCCGCGCGCCCGCCCGGCCCCCCGATCTCGCCCTGGATCGCGCTCGCCATGATCCCGAAGAACGGGTCGGCGATGTCGTTCACCAGGATGCCCACCAGGTCGGACGTGGCGGCGGCCAGGGCGCTCGCGGGGCCGTTGAGGACGTAGTCCAGCTCGTCCACGGCCTTCAGCACCCGCTCACGGGTGGACGCGGCCACGGGATAGTTCCCGTTGAGCACGCGTGACACCGTCGCGGGGGAGACCTGCGCGCGAGCCGCCACGTCCGCCAGGGTCACCGTCATCTTCGTCCTCCGCCTCGCGCGTCCCGCCGTACGTCCGTACGCCCGTACGCCGTCGTCCACACTCACACCACACCCGCACCCACACCCGTGGTTCCGAGCAGACCCTACGGCCATCCGCGCGGTTGTTCGCCCCCTCGAACAAGTCCGGTTCGCCGTGGTCTTGTCCACACCGCCGTTCAGAGGCTAGCTTCTCTCTACATAGAAAGCGCTTGCTGTCACGCTCACCAGTGGGGCGTACGCGGCGCGCGAACCGCGTACGAAGGGAATGACGTGACACGCAAGACGGTGCGTATCGCCATGAACGGTGTGACCGGGCGCATGGGCTACCGCCAGCACCTCGTCCGCTCCATCCTGGCCCTGCGCGAGCAGGGCGGCCTCGACCTCGGTGACGGCACCGTGCTGTGGCCGGAGCCGATCCTGGTCGGCCGCCGCGAGCACGCGCTGAGGGCGCTGGCCGAGCGGCACGGCCTGGAGCACGTCTCGACGGACCTGGACGCCGTCCTCGCCGACGACGGCGTCGACCTCTACTTCGACGCCCAGGTGACCTCCGCCCGCGAGGAGGCGATCCGGAAGGCGATCGCCGCGGGCAAGCACGTCTACACCGAGAAGCCCACCGCCACCGGCCTCGACGGCGCCCTGGAGCTCGCCCGCCTGGCGAACGCGGCCGGCGTCAAGCACGGCGTCGTCCAGGACAAGCTCTTCCTCCCCGGCCTGCTCAAGCTGAAGCGCCTCATCGACGGCGGCTTCTTCGGCCGCATCCTCTCCGTGCGCGGCGAGTTCGGCTACTGGGTCTTCGAGGGCGACTGGCAGGACGCCCAGCGCCCCTCCTGGAACTACCGCTCCGAGGACGGCGGCGGCATCGTCGTCGACATGTTCCCGCACTGGGAGTACGTGCTGCACGAGCTGTTCGGCCGGGTGAAGTCCGTCCAGGCCCTCACCGCCACCCACATCCCGCAGCGCTGGGACGAGAACGGCAAGCCCTACGACGCCACCGCCGACGACGCCGCCTACGGCGTCTTCGAACTCGACGGCGGCGCCGTCGCCCAGATCAACTCCTCCTGGGCGGTCCGCGTCAACCGCGACGAACTCGTCGAGTTCCAGGTCGACGGCACCGAGGGATCCGCCGTCGCGGGCCTGCGCAACTGCCGCGTCCAGCACCGCAGCGCCACCCCCAAGCCGGTCTGGAACCCGGACATCCCCGCCACCGAGGTCTTCCGCGACCAGTGGCAGGAGGTCCCCGACAACGGCGAGTTCGACAACGGCTTCAAGGCCCAGTGGGAGCTGTTCCTCCGCCACGTCTACGCCGGCGCCCCCTACCACTGGGA is a window from the Streptomyces capillispiralis genome containing:
- a CDS encoding LacI family DNA-binding transcriptional regulator, with amino-acid sequence MTVTLADVAARAQVSPATVSRVLNGNYPVAASTRERVLKAVDELDYVLNGPASALAAATSDLVGILVNDIADPFFGIMASAIQGEIGGPGGRAGGERLAVVCNTGGSPERELTYLTLLQRQRAAAVVLTGGAIEDAPHKAAMDAKLRKLADAGTRVVLCGRPPAPETGAIALTFDNRGGGQELTEHLIGLGHRRLGYIAGPQERTTTRHRLEGHRAALAAHGIEEDPRWTVHGRYDRRSGYEATLELLRRDPSLTAVVAANDSVALGACAALRDSGLRIPEDVSVAGFDDLPFSIDAVPALTTVRLPLAEAGARAGRIAMGREEPPLGGIAAVRGELMVRGSAAAPRS
- a CDS encoding Gfo/Idh/MocA family protein, coding for MTRKTVRIAMNGVTGRMGYRQHLVRSILALREQGGLDLGDGTVLWPEPILVGRREHALRALAERHGLEHVSTDLDAVLADDGVDLYFDAQVTSAREEAIRKAIAAGKHVYTEKPTATGLDGALELARLANAAGVKHGVVQDKLFLPGLLKLKRLIDGGFFGRILSVRGEFGYWVFEGDWQDAQRPSWNYRSEDGGGIVVDMFPHWEYVLHELFGRVKSVQALTATHIPQRWDENGKPYDATADDAAYGVFELDGGAVAQINSSWAVRVNRDELVEFQVDGTEGSAVAGLRNCRVQHRSATPKPVWNPDIPATEVFRDQWQEVPDNGEFDNGFKAQWELFLRHVYAGAPYHWDLLAGARGVQLAELGLKSSAEGRRLDVPEIAL
- a CDS encoding lasso peptide isopeptide bond-forming cyclase — its product is MGWFVVLPDHASAAPVGAALRARSVQEISHSSGRPWLLGHWDGAPPAVGAAGATRIAVLGDHALTEDRLTAAAARIRTLADLDHWAARLPGSFHLVASVDGRIRVQGNVTGFRPVFHARAHDTHLAGDRADVLAALTGAAIDERRLAPRLLNSSALHPVTARPVWRGVDSVPGGHCLVIDARGHGRTVRHWTPPEPVLPMAEGAAALREALRDAVAARVGGRELVSCDLGGLDSTSVCCLAAAGPARVVAYTADTRDPMGSDADWARRTVAALGGVEHHVIAGDDVPLVYDGLADADDLFDEPCPAVVHRTGWLVVPRAAADRGSHLHLTGFGGDELLAGSPAHLHTLLRRHPGVAWQRVRGFAAQRPWSYREAVRQLRDTSTYGAWLARVADGLTAAPPAENTPTLDWGMPPRMPPWATPDAVAAVREAVRDAAATARPLAATRGQHVELEAMRCTSRMVRQLAQMAGRFGLDLAAPYYDDRVIEAGMAVRAQDRVTPWAYKPLITEAMRGVVPEESLARHTKDEGSYDVETGLRDHRAGLLALCEDSRLARLGLIDAHALRAVCERPLPPSLQFDALYQTVACEVWLRTLETAAVPS
- a CDS encoding sugar phosphate isomerase/epimerase family protein, whose product is MKLAFSTLGVPGLPLSDVLALASAHGYHGVELRAHPEEPVHPDLSPAQRTDVAAAFKASGVELLGLAGYSRVAAPGADEPVLAEIRALLDLARDLGAPYVRVFPGGGTEQSPEEADATAARRLGTAAEYAADLGVRILLETHDSHRTGADAMRVLGLVGHRQVGALWDVMHTWLGGEQPVESFAALSPHLGYVQVKDIASADDTTPLPLGAGVLPLGDCVEVLSRHGWDGWLCWEYEKRWYADAAPLPGLLTAGREHLSRLLNESA
- a CDS encoding keywimysin-related RiPP; protein product: MLAYERPTLTPVGSFRITGLGLFRGPERLIRLRFSL